Proteins from a single region of Desulfovibrio sp. UCD-KL4C:
- a CDS encoding site-specific integrase → MRQRLSELSTTPTLSISLHSLTTRHLEAQLAKGISPRWFQDKKMVLKELLNASGVKPLEPAVNLDHETVRKFLDQIASLKSGHRANRYRRHILRMWAWGSKAGLTKGDCPWEVEKYKEIRNPRYIPTEDDFWKLYESADQVLDGSTHSTGIYQLEPHRKTLLLTFLHTAGRKSEILNLKKEDLDFSARKIRLWTAKRDGGVEYDWIPMTKILHDELIKHLARQKLNFPFTEYVFVNPATGRNYSSVNKMMERMCKRAGVKAFGFHAIRHLTASILDNKMIPMADIQAILRHKSPETTARYIHSIRGAKVALDEVFGTGKVISLEGKRKASAKAKA, encoded by the coding sequence ATGAGGCAGAGGTTAAGCGAATTATCGACAACCCCGACCCTTTCAATCTCCTTACACAGTCTCACCACTAGGCACCTTGAAGCACAACTTGCCAAGGGAATCAGCCCCCGCTGGTTTCAGGATAAAAAAATGGTGCTTAAGGAGCTTCTTAACGCTTCCGGAGTAAAGCCGCTTGAACCTGCGGTTAATCTGGATCACGAAACCGTCCGCAAATTCCTTGATCAAATAGCCTCTCTTAAAAGTGGACATAGAGCCAACAGATACCGCCGCCATATTCTTAGAATGTGGGCATGGGGTAGCAAGGCGGGACTGACTAAGGGTGATTGCCCTTGGGAAGTAGAAAAGTATAAGGAAATACGAAACCCTCGCTATATCCCTACAGAAGACGATTTCTGGAAACTCTACGAATCAGCGGATCAGGTTTTAGATGGTTCTACCCATTCAACAGGTATTTACCAACTGGAACCGCACCGCAAAACGCTTCTGCTTACCTTCCTGCATACTGCGGGTAGAAAATCCGAGATTCTGAATCTGAAAAAAGAAGACCTCGACTTCTCAGCCCGTAAAATACGTCTATGGACTGCCAAGCGTGATGGCGGTGTTGAGTATGACTGGATTCCAATGACTAAGATTCTGCATGATGAACTTATAAAACATCTTGCACGGCAAAAGCTTAACTTCCCCTTTACTGAATATGTATTTGTTAATCCGGCAACAGGCCGGAACTATTCAAGCGTAAACAAGATGATGGAACGCATGTGCAAACGGGCAGGAGTAAAGGCTTTCGGATTTCATGCTATCCGCCACCTCACCGCTTCTATTCTGGATAATAAAATGATTCCTATGGCAGACATTCAAGCAATCTTGCGTCACAAGTCACCGGAAACAACCGCAAGGTATATCCATTCAATAAGAGGCGCAAAAGTGGCACTGGATGAAGTGTTCGGAACAGGAAAAGTGATCAGCTTAGAGGGCAAAAGAAAAGCCTCCGCAAAAGCGAAGGCTTGA
- a CDS encoding phage/plasmid primase, P4 family, with protein MGWAGTNLCAEERATIARTLFEVSEESGDWLNGKCPFHADDNPSFGYNFEDDYFKCLAGCTDCGDLIKLYGLVNGLANDEAFKSFKDKYGQGINNFPQSKTTVQQKRKPSKRGANVVIPESAWGRMALLPDDWFFILKKERGWNADVIKRLDLRMQMVFRNSEGVILPVNGAPMRVAIPIRGNDGQLYNVRLYRKPGTNLKSKIISWGRGYGNARLFPASCTLSKTGPVLLCEGEPDTICALSNGFNAITQTSKTAKWSKEHMEPFTGRDVIIAYDADQPGQAHAEKAARSLVQVARSVRIIEWPEFMGRNADGSLPEKDGLDLTDFFVRFKQGAKELQALFATARKVEKSQGCETGGEWAFFLDNRYKPRLLADQLLRDQPLLADDMTGLLYRWNSKYWEQISRGNLQQSATHYLGIEATTARVNDATSLAVNLANLPHGRAVNDRGDWVCLQNGMLNLKTLELKPHDHDYYSTICLGVSFNPDSEARCEKWLKYLEDTVQTPEPIAQLQEFMGYSLTRDTHFEKCLLLLGDGSDGKSTFLNITRELVSPENCSAVAFQDLEDQFRRASLYNKVLNISTEIGSAAMETPIFKAVVSGDPIQGAFKHKDSFEFLPFCKLAFAANKLPRVLDNTDGFFRRMLPIKFKRQYLEGDPDRNPNLFKELKSELSEIFHWALVGLHRLYEQGQFSSSDETIDLLMDYRRLNNPVQAFVEDKCELSDGAKESKDSLYTAYRDYSSKNGYQAMHKENFFRELYSAVRTLRETRPRVDGRRCRMISGIKTKFELTA; from the coding sequence ATGGGCTGGGCCGGAACAAATCTTTGTGCAGAAGAACGAGCGACCATTGCTCGTACACTTTTTGAAGTCTCAGAAGAATCAGGCGACTGGTTAAACGGGAAATGCCCGTTTCATGCTGATGATAACCCGTCTTTTGGTTATAACTTTGAAGATGACTATTTTAAATGCCTTGCCGGATGCACCGATTGTGGCGACCTGATTAAGCTTTACGGGCTGGTTAACGGCCTTGCTAATGATGAAGCATTCAAGAGCTTCAAGGATAAATACGGACAGGGTATAAATAATTTCCCGCAGTCTAAAACTACTGTTCAGCAAAAGCGCAAGCCCAGTAAGCGTGGTGCTAATGTGGTTATACCGGAATCAGCATGGGGCCGTATGGCTCTGTTGCCGGATGATTGGTTTTTTATCCTGAAGAAAGAGCGAGGATGGAATGCGGACGTTATCAAACGGCTAGACCTGCGTATGCAGATGGTTTTCCGAAATAGCGAAGGGGTAATACTTCCTGTTAACGGAGCGCCTATGCGTGTGGCTATCCCTATTCGCGGCAATGATGGACAACTTTATAATGTCAGACTCTATCGCAAACCCGGCACAAATCTAAAAAGCAAGATCATCTCGTGGGGCAGGGGATATGGGAATGCACGTTTGTTTCCTGCATCTTGTACGCTCAGTAAGACTGGTCCTGTTCTTTTGTGCGAAGGTGAACCGGATACCATATGCGCTCTTTCCAATGGTTTTAATGCCATAACCCAAACTTCCAAGACCGCTAAGTGGTCTAAAGAGCATATGGAGCCGTTCACGGGCCGTGATGTGATTATTGCTTATGACGCAGATCAGCCGGGACAGGCGCATGCTGAAAAGGCGGCACGATCACTGGTTCAGGTGGCCCGATCAGTACGCATTATAGAATGGCCGGAATTCATGGGCCGTAATGCAGACGGTAGTTTGCCGGAAAAAGACGGACTCGACCTTACCGACTTCTTTGTGCGGTTCAAGCAAGGTGCGAAGGAGTTGCAAGCCCTGTTCGCCACGGCTCGTAAGGTTGAGAAATCGCAAGGGTGCGAAACAGGCGGAGAGTGGGCCTTTTTTCTTGATAATAGGTACAAGCCTCGTTTGCTGGCGGATCAGCTTCTACGGGATCAACCTTTGCTTGCTGATGATATGACAGGTTTGCTGTATCGCTGGAACTCCAAATACTGGGAACAAATTTCACGTGGCAACCTTCAGCAGTCGGCTACTCATTATCTAGGCATCGAGGCCACAACCGCACGGGTGAATGATGCAACGTCACTGGCAGTTAATTTAGCTAATCTTCCCCACGGGCGGGCAGTTAATGACCGTGGCGATTGGGTATGTTTGCAAAACGGTATGCTTAATCTCAAAACTCTTGAGCTGAAGCCGCATGACCACGATTACTATTCCACCATATGCCTCGGTGTGTCTTTTAACCCTGATTCAGAAGCTAGGTGCGAAAAGTGGCTTAAGTATCTGGAAGATACGGTGCAGACACCTGAACCTATTGCCCAGCTCCAAGAGTTTATGGGCTACAGCCTTACCCGTGATACTCATTTTGAAAAGTGTCTGTTGCTGCTCGGTGATGGCTCGGACGGTAAATCAACTTTTTTAAATATCACCCGTGAACTGGTTTCACCTGAAAACTGTTCTGCGGTTGCCTTTCAGGATTTAGAAGATCAGTTCCGGCGGGCCAGTCTTTATAACAAGGTGTTGAATATTTCCACCGAAATAGGCTCTGCTGCAATGGAAACACCCATATTTAAGGCTGTCGTATCCGGTGACCCTATTCAGGGTGCTTTTAAACATAAGGATTCGTTTGAATTTTTGCCATTCTGCAAGTTAGCATTTGCAGCTAATAAGTTGCCGCGTGTGCTGGATAATACAGATGGCTTTTTTCGGCGCATGTTGCCCATCAAGTTTAAACGGCAATATCTGGAAGGTGATCCAGACCGCAACCCGAACTTGTTCAAGGAACTTAAAAGCGAGCTGTCTGAAATCTTTCATTGGGCATTGGTCGGGTTGCATAGGCTCTATGAGCAGGGGCAGTTTTCATCCTCGGACGAAACCATTGATCTGCTGATGGATTACAGGCGGCTTAACAATCCGGTTCAGGCATTTGTTGAAGATAAATGTGAGCTTTCAGATGGGGCCAAAGAATCTAAGGATTCATTATACACAGCCTACCGAGATTACAGTTCAAAGAATGGCTATCAGGCTATGCATAAAGAAAATTTCTTTCGTGAATTGTATTCAGCCGTGAGGACTTTGCGTGAAACTCGCCCACGTGTTGATGGGCGGCGTTGTCGTATGATCTCCGGCATTAAAACTAAGTTCGAGTTAACAGCGTAA
- a CDS encoding terminase gpA endonuclease subunit, whose protein sequence is MEASSIVKNMVGKPVLVPVGRFSLSPEMIGKRFTFSFSRGEKQILRKRKKIKVSRWAEQSRILVPESSSLPGMWRNDVTPYLTDIMDSLFYSGVQTVVVCAAPQVGKTEVLLNALGYAVDREPSPAMIIYPDMTAAKDSSRDRVLPMLKTSPKLTKYLTGSTDDEASLRINLRHMPIYMGWAHSASRLASKPIRYVFFDEIDKYPTSTNKKEADPLSLAEKRGRTYRNRKFLKISTPTNESGPIWTALNIEAQVVFGYKVRCPICGYEHEMDFDQIKWPEREKADPSQHAERVEAEKLAWYECPNMGCKWDDGTRDKAVSFGAWFDRVSGAPLESYLKSKRPKKIGFHIPSWLSRFVSLSEVAAAFLRGQKSGLNPEWREKLKDFMNSHKAEPWVNYQQERSEDKILALKDDRPRLLVPSGDVVACLTAAIDTQSGRGGYFPYEIRAWGYGMVHESWLIADGEVDSFEALAEVLWEREYKDAEGNPYLVRLALIDAMGHRTDEVYDFCRLNRGRILPLKGEQTMARPFSYSQIDIFPGSNKPIPGGLKLLRVNVTHYKNALSNRLAINPADPGAYHLHSEVSDAWAREMTAEYVNEKGVWECPKGRPNHAWDIAGYNLAAADLLGVKSYKKAGMKTKVQTPRKKVNPYTNGGR, encoded by the coding sequence GTGGAAGCCAGTTCGATAGTTAAAAATATGGTCGGAAAGCCGGTACTCGTTCCGGTAGGTCGTTTTTCATTGTCTCCGGAAATGATTGGGAAGCGGTTCACCTTTTCATTTAGCAGGGGCGAGAAGCAGATTTTGCGAAAGCGTAAAAAGATCAAGGTTAGCAGATGGGCGGAGCAGTCGCGCATTCTGGTTCCTGAATCCAGTTCCTTACCGGGCATGTGGCGTAATGATGTAACGCCTTACCTTACCGACATAATGGACAGCCTTTTTTATAGCGGAGTTCAAACAGTTGTTGTTTGCGCGGCTCCGCAGGTTGGTAAAACCGAAGTACTGCTTAATGCGCTGGGCTATGCCGTGGATCGCGAACCGAGTCCGGCAATGATCATCTATCCCGATATGACAGCGGCGAAGGATTCGAGCAGGGATAGAGTTCTACCTATGCTCAAAACTTCACCGAAACTTACAAAGTATCTGACTGGCTCAACGGATGATGAAGCCTCGCTCCGCATAAACTTGCGGCATATGCCGATCTATATGGGCTGGGCGCACTCTGCATCCCGTCTGGCATCGAAGCCTATCCGATATGTTTTCTTTGATGAGATTGATAAATATCCCACCTCCACAAACAAGAAAGAAGCCGATCCGCTCAGTCTGGCGGAAAAGCGTGGGCGTACTTATCGCAACCGCAAGTTTCTTAAAATTTCAACACCGACAAATGAAAGCGGCCCTATCTGGACGGCTCTTAATATCGAAGCGCAGGTTGTTTTCGGCTATAAGGTGCGTTGCCCGATTTGCGGCTATGAGCATGAAATGGATTTTGACCAGATTAAATGGCCGGAAAGAGAAAAGGCCGATCCTTCCCAACATGCCGAACGGGTCGAGGCTGAAAAACTGGCGTGGTATGAATGCCCGAACATGGGGTGCAAGTGGGATGATGGAACACGTGATAAGGCGGTAAGTTTTGGCGCATGGTTTGACCGTGTTTCCGGTGCTCCGCTTGAAAGCTACCTTAAATCTAAGCGGCCTAAGAAAATCGGCTTTCATATTCCTAGTTGGCTGTCGAGATTCGTTTCTCTATCCGAAGTTGCCGCCGCTTTTTTGCGGGGTCAGAAGTCCGGCCTTAATCCTGAATGGCGCGAAAAGTTAAAGGATTTCATGAACTCTCACAAAGCGGAACCGTGGGTTAACTATCAGCAGGAGCGCAGTGAAGATAAGATTCTTGCGCTTAAAGATGATCGCCCTCGCTTGCTTGTTCCGAGTGGTGACGTTGTGGCCTGTCTGACTGCCGCCATTGATACGCAGTCCGGCAGGGGCGGTTATTTCCCATATGAAATACGAGCATGGGGTTACGGCATGGTGCATGAATCATGGCTTATTGCTGATGGCGAAGTGGATAGCTTTGAAGCCTTGGCGGAAGTGTTATGGGAACGGGAATACAAGGACGCAGAAGGCAATCCTTACCTTGTGCGCTTGGCTCTAATAGATGCAATGGGGCATCGGACAGACGAAGTTTACGATTTTTGTCGTCTTAATCGGGGGCGTATTCTGCCGTTGAAAGGTGAGCAGACAATGGCGCGCCCGTTTTCATACAGTCAGATTGATATTTTCCCCGGTTCAAACAAGCCTATACCCGGTGGCCTTAAGCTTTTGCGGGTGAATGTGACGCATTACAAGAACGCTTTATCAAATCGCCTTGCTATTAATCCCGCTGATCCGGGAGCGTATCACCTGCACAGTGAAGTTTCCGATGCGTGGGCGCGGGAAATGACCGCTGAATACGTGAATGAAAAGGGGGTTTGGGAGTGTCCGAAAGGGCGGCCCAATCATGCATGGGATATTGCCGGATACAACCTTGCGGCGGCGGATTTGCTGGGCGTTAAGTCTTACAAGAAAGCGGGTATGAAAACTAAGGTGCAAACCCCTAGAAAAAAAGTTAATCCTTACACTAATGGTGGTAGGTAG
- a CDS encoding CopG family transcriptional regulator, whose amino-acid sequence MKAKEFDEAFESDQDITEQLDLSKATRPNKDIKRVNVDFPAWMIIALDREAKRLGVNRQAVIKTWIANRIDSQRPAEH is encoded by the coding sequence ATGAAAGCTAAAGAATTTGATGAAGCTTTTGAATCAGATCAGGACATAACTGAACAACTGGATTTATCCAAAGCCACCAGACCGAATAAAGACATTAAACGGGTGAACGTAGATTTCCCCGCATGGATGATAATAGCTTTGGATCGTGAAGCAAAACGGCTGGGAGTCAACCGACAGGCTGTAATCAAAACATGGATTGCAAACCGCATAGACTCGCAACGCCCCGCAGAACATTAA
- a CDS encoding nucleoid-associated protein encodes MNIKNIIVHNLIKDSDEQAPECKFREDELNKNDKHIITMCEELLALYSRKSTLGIGSFEPDTKEFYFSLDLKKFHENKTNMVTFSVDAMKRLESRVKSKIKARGGYVLFVYYTLNESTYLLAAMIRDKEGSTIDKKLNIIKNMHLDLDKLHVCCQVNITKWLNKEDTYLTFIKGIQSTTPQYFLEFIGCNEFTDSKTQTQTLYTAFNAHCSERKYSSDTVERLKENIFNYCKEQHKLGRPIRLETISRIMNEDKPEEFVEFINKKSYKVSSSFAVHAISLRRFKRYSGHNKKITISFDSELWDKQVKIIQKGVSVKLKEDTLLITEIPENLLKDIEDGTTHR; translated from the coding sequence ATGAATATCAAAAACATCATTGTCCACAACCTTATTAAAGACAGCGATGAACAAGCTCCTGAATGTAAATTCAGGGAAGATGAACTAAATAAAAATGATAAACATATCATCACAATGTGTGAAGAACTTTTAGCTCTATACTCAAGAAAAAGTACACTAGGAATAGGTAGTTTTGAACCAGACACCAAAGAATTTTACTTTAGTCTTGACCTAAAGAAATTTCACGAAAATAAAACTAATATGGTTACTTTTTCTGTAGACGCCATGAAAAGGCTTGAATCTCGTGTAAAAAGCAAAATTAAAGCGCGTGGAGGGTATGTTCTTTTTGTATACTATACACTTAATGAATCAACATATCTACTTGCTGCGATGATAAGAGATAAAGAAGGAAGTACTATCGATAAAAAATTAAATATAATTAAAAATATGCATTTAGACCTAGATAAACTTCATGTATGCTGCCAAGTGAATATTACAAAATGGTTAAACAAAGAAGATACATACCTAACATTTATTAAAGGAATTCAATCAACAACCCCTCAGTATTTTCTTGAATTTATAGGGTGTAACGAATTTACCGACTCAAAAACACAGACACAAACACTTTACACTGCTTTCAACGCACACTGCTCTGAAAGAAAATATTCTTCTGATACAGTGGAAAGACTCAAAGAAAACATATTCAATTATTGCAAGGAGCAACACAAACTGGGGAGACCAATACGCTTAGAAACTATTTCTAGAATCATGAATGAAGATAAACCGGAAGAGTTTGTTGAATTTATAAATAAAAAATCATACAAGGTAAGCTCTTCATTTGCCGTGCACGCTATTAGTTTAAGACGGTTTAAACGATATTCAGGACATAACAAAAAAATCACAATCAGCTTCGACTCGGAACTTTGGGATAAGCAAGTAAAAATAATTCAAAAAGGGGTCTCTGTAAAATTAAAAGAAGACACTCTTCTAATAACAGAAATACCTGAAAACTTATTAAAAGACATTGAAGATGGCACAACCCACAGGTAA
- a CDS encoding transcriptional regulator — translation MSAKLIAAAMAKAKEGVIFSPKDGAVCPWCGAVRIPVTSSPKWDGGIKVRYHKCKAEGCLLAQMGQGVKSIQGE, via the coding sequence ATGTCAGCGAAGTTGATAGCGGCGGCAATGGCTAAAGCGAAAGAGGGCGTGATATTCAGCCCTAAGGATGGTGCGGTGTGTCCGTGGTGCGGAGCTGTGCGGATTCCGGTTACTTCATCGCCTAAGTGGGATGGGGGGATTAAGGTTCGGTATCATAAGTGTAAGGCTGAAGGGTGTTTGCTGGCTCAGATGGGGCAGGGGGTTAAGAGTATTCAGGGGGAATAG
- a CDS encoding phage regulatory CII family protein, producing MNNSRKSVALEIQNMVLRHRTLSVEQISEQTFGSAKSHWTLYKELNPEDSTAKMGVLDLVPLMKTCGSITPLEAIAHQMNMVVFPLPEAGIFTGHLENDMNRTTKEFSDAVVKFASIMEDGRIEPHEFAEFEKEMMEFISAALHWRNGIKALVEE from the coding sequence ATGAATAATTCACGTAAAAGTGTAGCCTTAGAAATTCAAAATATGGTGCTACGGCATCGGACTTTATCGGTTGAGCAAATAAGCGAACAGACTTTCGGGTCTGCTAAAAGCCATTGGACTTTATACAAAGAACTTAACCCCGAAGATTCTACTGCAAAAATGGGCGTTCTGGACCTTGTGCCGCTTATGAAAACATGCGGTTCAATTACGCCGCTTGAGGCAATTGCCCACCAGATGAACATGGTGGTTTTTCCGTTGCCGGAAGCGGGTATTTTTACAGGTCACTTGGAAAACGACATGAACCGGACAACTAAAGAGTTCAGCGATGCCGTGGTTAAGTTTGCCTCAATTATGGAGGATGGACGGATTGAACCGCATGAATTTGCAGAGTTTGAAAAAGAAATGATGGAATTCATTTCTGCGGCTCTGCATTGGCGTAACGGCATCAAAGCACTGGTTGAGGAATAG